TGCTGTTAATCTAGATTATCCAAATCAGAAGATGTTTCATCCTTTACCACCGACACTTGGACCTGGGATATATCTCGGTGCAGTTGAGCGAGCTACTTCATTTATCACAGATGACCTTTGGTATGGCATCTTTGCTGGCATTAACCCAGGTTAGCCCTTTATGAATGATTTGAGCTTTAGTACTTACCAAGTTTGAAACTTTAACTAGTTTCTAGAATATGTAGAGCATGATTTGAATATTATTGTTTATGTGATTAAAATTTTGGGATGTGGTGCACTTGCAGAGACATTTGTGAGAGCAGATGGGGCATTCATCCCCTTTAGCGATGATTTTGACATGTCCACTGTAACTACATCTGTAAAAGATGTTGGCGAGATCGGAGATGTTAAAATTGTGGATTTACAATCTCCCATTAACAGTCTTATTGGTAAGAAAGTGATGAAAGTTGGAAGGAGTTCAGGGTTGACTAAAGGAACTATCTTAGCGTATGCCCTTGAATATAATGATGAAAAGGGGATTTGTTTCTTTACTGATTTTCTTGTCGTTGGAGAGAATCAACGTACGTTTGACCTTGAAGGTGATAGTGGAAGCCTCATTGTGTTGACGGGTGAGATTGAGGAGAAACCAAGACCCATTGGAATCATATGGGGTGGAACCGCAAATAGGGGCCGACTTAAACTTAAAGTTGGTCAGCCGCCAGAGAACTGGACCAGCGGTGTTGATCTTGGACGCTTACTTAATCTTCTTGAACTTGATATTATAACAACGGCTGATGCCCTAATAGGTTCGTGTTCTCATCCACCTCATTCCATGTTCTTTATTGTTACTTTTGTATATCTTTCGGGGTTGATTGGGAGTATGATTAATCACTAACGGGTTGAATTAGTTAAACTGCAATATCCAAAATGAAGCTGGTCAAATGGGTTGGTTCCAAAGTACCCCAAAGTTTTTTTCAAGGGATTGAACCGCATGAATAATCTTCTTATATcataggattatcattattattatttaattatttattataaattattataaatttatatattatcaaGTAAAAATTACAAATTTTAACACGTACCTGTTCGGAATTGTTACCCAATCCGCCGATGTTTCCACCAGTGATTTtttagtatatacatcttagttgTGACATTTATCTGTTGATGTAACGATTTAAATTATTTCTTATATATAATATCACGGTGGTCCCTTTACTTTTTTTCCCGTCATGGATGGTCCCAGTGGTTTGCATTTGAATCACGGATGGTCCCTGTGGTGCAAACCACATGGACCACCCTTGACGAAAAAATGCAAATCACAGGGACCACCGGTGATTCAAATGCAAATCACTGGGACCATCCTTGACAGAAAAAGTACAGGGACCATGAGTGTAAATTGATACAAACCACATGGACCATTCGTGATATTTTGTCTGTTTATTAAATAGGGGCGGTTCAAGAACAAAGAGCTTCGTCGGCTACGGTGATTGGTTCAACAGGCGGTGATTCATCACCTCCAGAAATAGTTCTTCCAAAAGACGAAGCAGAACCATTGGGACTCCATATCCAACAGCATATCCCTACAGAAGATGGAAACGGTGGTGTTGGTGGTCCTGATATCAATTTGTCTCCTACAGAAAACGCAGCCAATATGGAATATGGGCTTAATGTGGGCCCAAGTATCGAGCATCAGTTCATTTCAACTTTCAATGGTCACTCACCATTACATAGAAACGAACGAAGGTCTAGGGTGGAGTCTGAGAATCTAAGTGCCTTAAAAACTGAAACAGATGAGGATCTTGGGTTTTCACTGCATTTGGGGGACAACGAGCCCAAGAGAAGACGATCTGAATCGTTGTCACCAAATATGGATGAAGAAGCTAAATGAGATTATGTTGTAAGCCACGCGTTTGCAGATGCGTAAGTATATTATGGTAAATAACATTTTAAGTGTTGAGTGCGTTGAACTTGAGCTTGTTTTGTGGTATCCGAGTTATGTCACCAGCCCCCTTGAATTTGTGAAACTGTGTTCATTTTATGTGTTATTAGGTTCTTGTCAAGTTAGATGTGAAATGGGTTTGTATACCGGCTTATTCTTGAAAACGAATAAAGTTCAACGATAACCAAACTGTCTCATTCATAAACGGTGACCAGGTACAAACGAAAACGCTTACAGAAACCAGAATTTGCAAAACAAGTCTATTCTGTTATAGATACATAGAGTTTAACTAATCAAGCCGTCTAAATACATAAACACTCAGACCCAAAACACAAATCATGTTCGTCTTTTGATGGATTTCAGAAGCAAGCATCCAATGCGCAGCAACAACATAACGCTGCACAACTGCAAACCGACATATATTGAATCAAATTTCAAGAAACTGTGGGTAGAAACAAACATATACAGAGTATTAAGCAGAAGTTATGTCAGTTAATTACCAGCCTTTCCAAAAGTCATCGCCCCTGCTCGTCGTGTGCGCAGGGATTTGATTTTCGGTTACCGCAGTTGTTGGGTATCCAGCTGGTGCTAGCGGCGTTGGTCCTTGTTTGCTCGGCGTTGGTCCTTGTTTGCTCGGCATTGGTCCTTGTTTCTCCATGGTAGGAGGGTAGGCAGCTGCATATCAAATCATAATTTCACATACTAATAAAAACATAATCATATGATTAATTGATTATGATGCACTAATAAAGAGTATCAATAACTCACGATGAATGTTTTGTTGATCGATGTGGCTCATGACTTGGTACTGCAACTTGAATTGAACTAGATTATTAAGAGATGTATGAGTGGGTATGGGTGTGTTGGTGTATATTTATAAGAAGAAGAATAAGAGAGGGGCCTACAATGCATCATCTAAAAACAAGAGAATCAAGTGTAAACATGGCTTTTTGTTATGCTAATATTCTCATCTTTATTTTTGtgatcacattaatatgttactttTCTCCATTCATTTCCTTTTAAGTCAGATGGAATATGTGACAGTTGGGTTACTATTTACCAAAAAGAGAAAGAAAAGATTAGTTATTTAAGTACGCATCTTTGATTATTCTTATAAAGCCGACTAGCCGAGTCACAAGTCATGGTATCATCACAAGTCATGAGTCATAACAGTCTTTGAGTTTTACAAAACAATAAGATAAAATTTTTGTTATAAAGCCGGTAGGGGCTAGATACTATTTATTTGTCTATgaaaattattttttttaccaCTATTTCTTTAATAGCATTACGGATCACCCAAGGGGACTTtatcacccacgcgttcatcttctGCAGTTGCATAACTCGTCCCCAACTGAGAAAATTCGGctcaatccgagggcatgggcggtTAAAACCCCTCCCCCACTGCCCTCACAACGCGATGTGCAGAAGGCACCattgggtggaattcaagggtaaagggacgagccttgtgtgcaatgttgcaccaCACGGGAGTCGAACTTCTGACCCTCTCGGCTCTCGCTAAAAAAGACAT
This genomic window from Rutidosis leptorrhynchoides isolate AG116_Rl617_1_P2 chromosome 2, CSIRO_AGI_Rlap_v1, whole genome shotgun sequence contains:
- the LOC139891256 gene encoding protein NARROW LEAF 1-like is translated as MDPTRVNVRVRSAGSTPSEESALDLEKTCYNSQSNVPCFNQPTIQPYASGGQHSDAAYFSWPTSSRLSDAAEERTNYFMNLQKGVLPESIGRLPKGHQATTLLELMTIRASHSKILRCYSLGTAIGFRIRRGVLTDIPAILVFVSRKVHKQWLSPIQCLPTILEGPGSVWCDVDVLEFSYFGAPEPTSKEQLYTDIVDDLRGSGSCIGSGSQVASQETYGTLGAIVRSQTGNRQVGFLTNRHVAVNLDYPNQKMFHPLPPTLGPGIYLGAVERATSFITDDLWYGIFAGINPETFVRADGAFIPFSDDFDMSTVTTSVKDVGEIGDVKIVDLQSPINSLIGKKVMKVGRSSGLTKGTILAYALEYNDEKGICFFTDFLVVGENQRTFDLEGDSGSLIVLTGEIEEKPRPIGIIWGGTANRGRLKLKVGQPPENWTSGVDLGRLLNLLELDIITTADALIGAVQEQRASSATVIGSTGGDSSPPEIVLPKDEAEPLGLHIQQHIPTEDGNGGVGGPDINLSPTENAANMEYGLNVGPSIEHQFISTFNGHSPLHRNERRSRVESENLSALKTETDEDLGFSLHLGDNEPKRRRSESLSPNMDEEAK
- the LOC139891257 gene encoding protein CYSTEINE-RICH TRANSMEMBRANE MODULE 9-like, encoding MSHIDQQNIHPAYPPTMEKQGPMPSKQGPTPSKQGPTPLAPAGYPTTAVTENQIPAHTTSRGDDFWKGCCAALCCCCALDACF